One window of Roseofilum capinflatum BLCC-M114 genomic DNA carries:
- a CDS encoding REP-associated tyrosine transposase, giving the protein MAEYRREYWQGATYFFTQVTCDRQPWLCDDMARVALRQAIEKVRRKRPFQIDAFVLLPDHFHCLWTLPENDGDFSTRMRLVKSDVTRSIGDRLNLETRTTPSRKARRERNLWQRRFWEHRVRNEEEFAAYCDYIHINPVKHGLCKSPTDWPWSSIHRFIRQGIYPPNWGR; this is encoded by the coding sequence ATGGCAGAATATCGGCGAGAATATTGGCAGGGGGCAACCTATTTTTTTACACAGGTGACGTGCGATCGCCAGCCGTGGCTGTGCGACGATATGGCGAGGGTAGCGTTGCGACAGGCGATCGAAAAAGTTCGCCGAAAACGCCCGTTTCAAATTGATGCTTTTGTCTTATTACCTGACCATTTTCATTGTTTGTGGACGCTACCGGAAAACGACGGGGATTTTTCAACACGAATGCGTTTGGTGAAAAGTGACGTGACCAGATCAATCGGCGATCGCTTAAATCTAGAAACGAGAACAACCCCATCGCGAAAAGCCCGTCGGGAACGGAATTTATGGCAACGGCGATTTTGGGAACATCGGGTACGGAACGAAGAAGAATTTGCCGCCTATTGCGATTACATTCATATTAACCCGGTGAAACATGGGTTATGTAAATCACCAACAGATTGGCCGTGGTCAAGCATTCATCGGTTTATTCGACAAGGCATTTATCCCCCCAATTGGGGCAGGTAG